The Hippoglossus hippoglossus isolate fHipHip1 chromosome 24, fHipHip1.pri, whole genome shotgun sequence genomic interval CCACCATGAAATAACTAAAAGTGTCTGAATCAGAATCAAGAATTAAAAGCAGCTTtgtacaaatgtgttttaaggaGTGTTTGAAAAATGGGGGAGCCTCCTTACACCCAAACACCTAGCTTAAAAACGTTAGCATAGCATTAGCATACCATTTTTCTGTACTGCGCTGATTTTAAACTGAGGCACACCAAACACCTAGCTTAAAAATGTTAGCATAGCATTAGGATACatattttctttgctgttttgataagCACTTGttcacagtaacacacactaGCCCTTTTCTTTCCAGTTGTTTGTTCGTACCTTGTCAAATATCCCAGTAACAACACATTCTCTGGACACCAGTATGAGGTTTATCTCCTCCAGGGCCTGTTTCCAGTCCACcagctctgctgctctttaCCTCCCACAGAGCAAACTCTCATCACCCACAACATCAGCTCAGTTTCTGAACACACAGGTCCCAAGTTCAGTGGAGTCCCTGGAAAGTGTGGAAAACAGTATCCTGTTGGGAAAAAGGTGTCTGTGGTGTTTATTgtgccccctggtgtctggatGTAATCACAGTCAAGTGGGACGTCACACTCGGgccagtgtttcctgtgtttgtgttctcaccactccaaaaaaattaaaaactacaaattAATCTTTAGCTTGTGTGAACtctgtgtggaaaaaaacatattttttaatttcccaATACTAAAGTGTATGAAGCTGATGTAGAAGGCCAAACGTTGGAAAGTgatttgaaactgaaaatatacGATTTGTAAGTTGGAAAAAGAcctgaaagtggaaaaaaatgatttgaaactGATTAAATACCatctgaaagtgaaataaagatctcaaagtgaaaaaaaagttatttgaaactgaaaatatacaatttgaaagtgaaataaatttctcaaactgaaaaaagtgatttgaaactgaaaaaatacCATTTTTAAGTGGGAAGAAGATCTGAGAGGgaataaaatctgattaaataccatctgaaagtgaaaaaagatcTGAAAGTTAAGAAAGATATGATTTGTAACTGAAAAATATGAGATCTGAATCTTAAACATAAATTCTACAGTTGTAAAAATAAGACCTCACAtataaaaatattcataaaagtgaaaaattaaaacatttaaaatcaaaagaaTTCcaagattaaatgaaaatgatacttaatttgaaaatacttttcttACACTTATTAGTCTGAATACTTTTTCAAAGTTCAAGATCCAATTCAAACTTTCAGcttcaaaatattttgtttcaaACTACAATTACTATTTTTCAAATTGACAAAACAATTGGCAGTGACTTTGCTCCATATCCCTTTACTCAGAATATTGTGACATCCAACGTGCATCACGAGGGGAAATAAACCGAGGTGCATCCTCCTCCCACACATTAGTAACATCCGCAATATGTCCCCCTCTCAGCACAAAATTGTTTACAGGAAAGCAGCTTTAGGATGACAAACACACCACTGCTGGAAAAAGGGGAACAAGCCGAATGATGTTTTGCTGTTCATAAGTCATATTTGTTAACTCCCATTCCCAACAATGCCTCTTATTACTGCTCGTCTTCTTCTGAAACTACAATAAGTGTTCTTCTTCTCACCAACAAGGCCGGGAGCCAAGTGTTTGACATGGAgaaagcagaaaagaaaacacagaccGTGTGCAtctgaaattattattaatccACCCGTGCTTTTGATGCTATGATAGGATCAAATGTCTGTTTGGAGTCATCTCTGAAATTCAGTTTCCAGGCAGCAAATCATTGAAAGATTTAGGAACCAAAGACACAAAGCATCAAAATGTGatcatatttaaataataaataaaacacaaaggtgAGTAAACTGTCCAGTTCTAGACATGAACATAAGTTTAATCAAGATTAAATATACGCCCCCAACTCAGAAGAGATCCAAACAagtcaaaacaatacaaaaaagatGAGCTTCTCTGTCATGTCAATAGAGCCTTAGCAGTTTTATACTTCCTGTGAATTTTGGACTTTCATTCAGGGTAAAATGCATACATCTCTCATTCACCATATTTTACAGTGCATTTATTCTCAAAACAATAGCCTCCCTCCACATCTAAAAACCCATACATAGTCATTTTGTAGAATTATTTACATACAAGGCTTGAACAAGTCGACTCAAACCTTTCGGTGAGCAATTAGAAacttaagaagaaaaaaagaaagagaaaacaaacatcgCACATCAGAAGATATGGGAACTTGCTTGAACTTTATGGCTTGGTTTGAGCCATAGGAAGTGACGTTACACAAATCACCCAACGGGCAGGAGGCGTGAGCGGCCTCCAATTAAATAATATGACAAAACCAAAAAGGACAGAGGAGGCATAACCGACTTGCAGGATACTCCACCTCTGCGTCTTTGAGGTTTGGTTGCGTACAcacataaaaatgaacaaacacagcTCAAGAAGTGTTGCAAGTTGAAACCAAATGTCTCTGATGCCCAGTGAAGACTCCCCCCCGTCCCATTCAACAAGCAACGGTCAGATTCCCACAGTTGATAGAGCACTGCTCGTAATGCACCAGGTGGAAggtacagaaaaaaaacgtgCATATTAAATGTGAAACCAAACAGGGTGAATGTTAATTATGGCagtaacaaaaaacaaattagaAAAGGAAAGTGGAATACATTTTGATGTCACAACCTAGTTAGTAAGCGACCACGTCACCCAAGACACAATTAGAAGTGTAATATCATCTTAGTTTATTTCACGACACAATGTCTGAGGTGACAAGTTGGAAACAAAACGGAACACCAGCACTgtgttctgtgttgtgttgttattcGAGTGCTGCAGAGACGTAACAACGTGTCATGACCTCCAAATCATTGAGTTTTTATTGTTAGATGTGTCACAGTACAGCCGCTCCCAACACGCAACACAAACAACTCCCAGCAATACAACATCTGTCTTAATACGCTGTCCTCTTTCTTTTGATTAATTAACGTCATATCCATGTGGTGTAACCATAAAAACAGGGACTCTCAACAAGAGAGCTTGAAGGtggaaataaaattgaaatggcattacacagaaaaatatttctaggagaaaacaatttatttttaaatcttttaatctGCATCACACACTGAGATGTTTGAGTTTAGAGCCACAGCCATACTTTAACCATGTGTTTGTTATGTTATACTCCCTCAATTAACACCCATGACTTCATTTGGAGCTTCTGCTAAATCCTGCGACGCCTTCTCGCCCGTCCTTCATAAATTCTGCCGGCAAACTCTAAtctaaaaaagaagaaagctACTCCTGATGCCCTGATGAAACTGTAGCAACAACTAAAAGGTGACATCTGCATGAGAATAGGCCAAGAAGAGCACTGCTTCCACAGAACATCCCCCTCAGGTCTTCATATATGCATGGTAACTAGGGAAGAGGATGACGGACTGCTTAAAAAACATGACGTGTGTGtacagttgtttttgtaaagTGTTAGTAAGACTTGGCAAAGACCAGCAGCTCTCTGAGAAACAAAAAGTTATAGTGTCAGGCAGTACATGTTCAGTATAGTACGATTTTCAATTCAACATTGTCTGTGTTCTCGTGGGATAAACAGCCGCTGTTACTGCCAAACTAGAAATGTTTGGCTGGCACAGTCGCCTGGTGTTCGCTCCTGGTCATGAAAGCATCACTCAGGGGCAGAAGCAGCCACAAGGCCACGTTGGACAGTGTCGGGCTGGGGTGTTGACATGAGAGGAGCCCAGGGTGAAGAGCGGTAGAATACAACATGAGAGCCAGGTCTTACAGCTTGGTCTACGTGAGCGCAGCGAAGACAGGTGGTGAATATACAACAGGAATACACACTCCTCCTCCGTGGGCTCGATGTCAGGATCTAGCATGGGTGTATCTTGggacacgcagacacacacacacacacacacacacacagtacaaacaTAATAGTCGAATCTCCAGACTCGGGCTCCATATGTgcctctttgtctccctctggtGGTTTTGTCCAGAACATATCTGGTAGCACattctccttcacacacacggGCTGCCATCGCACAAATCtccaccaacacagacacactctcacatacacatatagaTATACGGACATACACACTCCTTGGCTCCCCCTGTGTCTGTATTCAGGCTTATCTGGTGTAGTAGACTCTGTAGTAAACACTCTTGGAGCGCCAGAGTGAATAGGAGTTGTCAAACTTCAGTAGGTAGACTCCACGGCCGGGGTACTGGTGGCTGCCGGCGTACACCTCCTCATGACAGTCCCGCCGGTACACCGGCACAATCTCGTCCACCTGGGGCTTCCCTGCCTCCTTCTttgccttctcctcctcactgggAGGCTCTCCTGCGGGCACAAGAGCAACGTGTCAGGTCGAGTAACAAGGCAGGAAGGAAACATGACAAATGTGGCAAGTTTCATCTTTTTGAATGGCACAGACAAAAGGCAAagagttttcagacatgaactcaggaaaatgttcagGAAATTTGGTCCAAACATTCTAGGGCAGTGCCTGTCACAAAAACACGTTCGCAACAACAGGGAAATGTCTAGAACATGAGGTGGCGCCTGGGTAGAActtgcaggaggcaggataGAGTATATAAAtctcgtgtttttgtttatagcacatcaaCATCGGCGTCtgccttatcaccaaaagctctcgaatctcgtgGTCTTCCCAAGTTtacatcttcatcagtttcttcCTCATgcatggcacctctttttcatcctcagatatttgtttccagacattttcctgctgtattctcacatgatTTCACCAGACATTTTAGAATGGAGTTCAGTGCTAAAAACAGCATATAAATAATCAATACTAATGTCTCAATTCTGAGCACAAGAAAAACTATTAAGAAAATGTATCTGCATTATCTGAAGAATAATTGACTTTgagcaaacacaaattaataattgCATACTCAGGATTGTGGCACAAATATAAGACCATACAGCCGAACCATGGGCAGGACTTACACCACTGAAAGGAAGGACTGGCATATATGTGTAAACATAATTCAACCAACAATGCCAATTCTGCTGCACAATACTGCCTCATATCTTATCAATGTTTTATCACCATGCTCTGGATTCCCACATGAACCACAAACAGGAGCTCCTCTGCCCCTGGGAGAACCAATGGATGTTTAACAATGGTGTTGGCCAGTTGTGAAGATAAGATAAGCAGGAAAGAAAATCCATAAACCTGGTAAGTTTTTCCGTCTCTCCATAAGTTAATACATGCAACAGAAAGGAATGaatgaaacagatgtttttgttCTAATCAACGTGACTTGACATTTCATTAAATAGCATATATTCTTCTATTTAAGGAGAGCCAACACAACAATCATGAAACGTAAAACTAAGGTTGGTTGGGCACTGGTgctaaatcaatacttttaaaacATGCAGTCATGCAAGCAGTCCAACACGGTGcatccctctgctttcaaatTGTATTCCGTGCATTGTCAGGTGCTTTACTATGTTCGTCGTGTTCCTTCCTTTACACAAtggttttcaaacatttgtctGTAAATGTGGTCTAATGTTACGTGCTGCCAGAGCTATGTAGAGAGTGTGTTGCCAGAGTTACATGTTAAGTAGGCAGGTGTGGTGCTGTGTATGTTGCCCGTAAGCAGGGAAACCAAATCAGAACATAGCCCAGGCACTGATATCTGCATTGTGTAGGAACCTGATTTTCGTACCCTGCATAAAACGGACTCATGTTATGTAAAAGCACACGTTACAATTAagagtgttttcatttctaaaGACACATATCACCACAACAGGTTGGTTGACATTGCTGCCGTACTTGAGAGTGATTGTATCAGATACGCAGCAGCCTTATTTCACCCATGCCTCCGGCGCACATCTCACCTTCTTCATCCTCGTCCTCGTCACTGGACTCCGACACATGCACACTAACTGAAGCAGAGGCGGCGTCCGTCCACTCGAAGAAGACCCCAAAGCCGACGTCATAATAGTCCGTGGCAAACTCCCAGAAGAGGTAGGAGCCCTCCTCGTGGGTGGGGACCCGCACCGTCACCACCTCGCCGCGCCCCACCGTGATCACACTGTCTGCGTCCTGCCGTATTTTCTCCTTGAAGTCCTTGATCTGTGGCCGTGTCCACATGGAGGGAGCAGCTATGACCGGTGGGGAGTCAGCTGTGATCGTGGAACAAGAAACTTATTATCAGCTTTTTTACACTATGCATTCCTCCATCTTTGCTAAAGCATTTTGATAGATCACAGCCACAGTGGATGAATTTCCCTAAGGGTGCAAGCTTTGGAATAAAACTAAGGTCTTGTTTGTTCCAGGTGTGTGTGCTTACTATCGAGGATCTCAGGTTGGATGATACCTAAACCAGCAGACTATCATGTATCACTTGTTCTAGCTCTCCTCTTCCCTGGCCTCCAGGTCATATCAACAAGGTCACAGCAAGTAAGACTCAGGTTTCAAGTTTGGTGCaaaggtttgtttgtaagaTAGAAAGATTTCTGCCCTGTAGCCATTAGCCGTACAACAAGGAAAAGTGTAGATTGCTTAGTTAACTCCAATGAGCATGTTTGTTGTAAACACAGCTACAGTCCACCAACCTAATAAAGGTCCGTTCTCTGAGACCTCCTCCGCCGGCTCAGGCTCTGGTTCCCGGTCCATGCTCTCAGAGTACGAGTCTGACTGGCCTCCATTGACCGTCGGGGTTTCCTCGCCGGCAGGTAAAGCTGCACACAACGGTCCCGCTGCTGAGGCGGGAACATGGTCACCGCTGTTGAAGTTGCTGGACTCCAGTGTCCCCTGCACAATCATAtcagcctcctgctgctgcttctgtaaGGCTGCCTGAGACAAGAGGAAGACAACACAGAGTCAAAACAGGGAAAAACCAAACTACAGACATATGTCAGAGCCAGAGCTAGCTAAACTGACAACTATTTGATAATATGTCATGCCCCACAAGCAAAGCCAAAACATGCACCATTTGAATGACTTCCGTTTCGAGGGGTCGCACTACTTTTGCTGCTACAGTTATTTAAAAGATTCTTGTGTATTTTAGATTCatctatttgttttctttttcaaactcGATAATAAGTTCTATATAGATATACACAAATATCAAACTGTGATTATTTTTAACAGAAAAGTTACCAATATTTCCAAAATCTAATGATCAAACAATATCCACAAACTCATCCTACCTGTTGCTGGGCCAGCTgcacctggtagagctgctgcATGTACTGCTGGTAGTGCTGCTCCTGGAGTTGACGGAtgaggcagagctgctgctctgtgctgttGGGGTACTGCTGGGCAGCATACTGTTGGAACTGCACTGCTGTCTGGGCATTCAGCGCTGCCATTATCTGTTGtctgggtaaaaaaaacagagcagctAAGTTAGAGAGGATGGAGATGCAGGAAATGGAGTGGAGGCAGTGGTGGACAACGGGAACTGTAGTTTTCTTTACATAGACAAGAAGAGATGTAGTAAATAGATTTTGGCATCTCTGGAACAGAGCTGAAAAGACATCACCCTGATAGATCTCAGTGTCAGAGGAGTGTGATGATCATGTAGAAGTAATGCTGAAGTCAAATCAATATATGCACGCCCACGCACATAAAGCAAATGCACAttaagcaaacacacagagacacacatacttCTGCTGCTCAATCCGtagcctctcctcctctgcctgtctcctttcctcttcctctctcctaagcctctcctcctcctcaagcctccgtctctcctcctcctgtctttgttgctccctctcctcctcttctctccgctgacgctcctcctcctcttgcctGTTGAggaacaaagacatgaaattataaaatgtatcaaATTAATTACAAACTATATataacaaacatatatatatttccccTGTCGCCTCCAGGATTTTCTAGCCTCATATAGGACAAACTGAATGTAAGTATATTTAGACACTGGAGCAGAGGGATCTCTCTCATGGGATCTGCAGCTGAACAAGTTaccttttcctctcctgctcctccctctcaaTCTTGTGTGATGTGACGTAGGGAGAAAAGAGGTTACAGCATTTGTTAAGCAGCTTGACGAACTCCACCATGGCATCCTCCTTCTCCATGTTACCCAGGGCCGCCCACTCTTTCCTGCACACAGAGTCAAATGGAGGTGAGATCCTTGAAAGTGGTGCAGTAAAACAGGCTAAATTCCCTCCAAAGATTTActaaatgttaaattcattGGGACATAAGAAGCAACCATCAAGAGTTAAATGGACTGTATTAACAAACTACTGAATGAAaaggcgtgtgtgtgagtgggtgtgtttcCTGAAAAACAGGTTAATTGCTGGATTGTCCTCAGTAGTTCAAAggtcacatgcacagacacacacacacacacacacacacacgtatgcagaTGTATGCTGGAGTTACCTGCGGTCGTTTCCTAGGACATCAAAGAAGCCGACCTCCGGCGAAGCGTCAGGATTATAGGGGCCCAGTAACACCTGTTTGTGGAGCGCCACCAGCCGAAGCTTCTCCTCGTAGGTCGGGTGGAAAGCCTTGCCATCTTTATCTGAGCGGAGCAGAGTGGAAGTAACAAGTTagcagtgtttttaatgtcctGCTGTGACAAGCATTTGTTAACACTACAAtacacttttgtgttttcaacagCAGTAGCATGTAGGCTATCGTATTTCCTGTTACTATAGAGTAGCGTACAGAACAACTGCACTGTTGATCAAGCTAAGTGGAGGCAAGAGGACTTGTGTGTACAAGTTAGGCAGGTAAATCGAATTGgactaaaaaacacaaagcacacatTTCTAACATACAGAGCGTTAACACAGTCATCAGATATGCTACAccgaaaaacaacaacacaaggatTGTGTACAGTGTACAAAACACCTGACACATGTTCAGGATGCTTGCAAAGTAACCACTGACCAGAAATCACTTAGGGTGAGACACAGAGGTCTCATCTAGATAACGGTTATGCACTTTACTGGAGTATCCGCTCCagctccctccatccatcctcttcAATTAATAcaacatgctgctgctcagcttATCACAGGCACGAAAAAGGCAAGACCACATCGTAACAAAGGGCGACTATAACTGACCAAGCTTTTGGATTCATAGACTTACATTATGAAATTTTCTCCATAATTACCTGATTCTCTAACTTCTTTTAAAACCTTGAAAGTTGTATCTCTAttaaaagcttgtttttttatgtttgacaaTGACTCTTATTTACCCTGACTAATCCTATTCTTGGCAACTTTCACAGAATATAACTGAAGCATCTTCAATCTCAAAAATAGTCATTATAAATGCTAATACATTATGcaataatgttttttcatgttgtatTTTGAGCGTAGAATAGACTAGGCTGAGCGACTGGCCAAAAATTACATCAGGGTTTTGAATACATTCAAATCCGGACTAGTGACCTGAATTTTCATATCCATATTGATAATCATACCGATctcacattattgtttttaagTTCTTTATTAGTTTAAAGAGTGATTTTTGCTCCCGAGTGAAGGTTCTgattttaaactcttctttatgggcaGACGATGATAAAAACTTGAAAACTCAAAGCATAAGCAATACATCACACtgaacttttgttatattgctattgatccAAATCTAATTGCAGTACTTATTGATATTGTTGTATTGCCTGGGCCCTGGAGTGGACACTGTGCAAGTTGTGACAGTGATGCCAAAGCCTCTTGGTAAAAGACTTCCACACTGAAAGGATCTTCAGGTTTGACTTCACTCAGAGCACGACGAATTCCTTCAGGTGACCGTGTGTTTCCTGCTGGAGTAGTGGCAGCGTGGgagtggtgctgctgctgctggtgattaGCACTGGAAACGCAGCTCAGTGAACTGGTCATCAGGAGTTTAGAGACAGGTTTCATCCACAGACATGTTTCCTTCAACACAGCCGCTAACCGGCAGGCTTCCTACTTCCGCCACAACCGCAACAACAGGGCGTGTTTTCCCAAATTAAAACAGACCAAGAGTCGTACTTCATTGCTCCTACAGCAGCTAGCTAGTTGAGCAGCATACGACAAGTTTACTCCCAAAGGAAAAGGAGGCACCATAACGCAAACAGCACATTTAACACGTCTCCAGGTCAAACCCTCGTATGAACGGAAGCGTTTGACCCTTTAACAGCCACGGAACACAGCTAGTTAGCCTCTCGTTAGCCGTGGAGCTAATGTACCGTTGGGGCTGACAGCGGCAGCCCCGGCGGTGACAGCTAGCAGCTAAAGTTAGCATCCTGCTAACCTCAGCCAGCGGACCGGCTCGTCtggttgttttgttcttttaacCATTCGATCTGCGTTATTGTGACGAAAATATAAAAGTACCTTTGAAGAATTTCAGCGCCATTCCGTAGAGCTCCAGTAGAGGAAAGCCCCATTTCCCC includes:
- the acbd3 gene encoding Golgi resident protein GCP60 isoform X1, which translates into the protein MMATEVQSGDLDNAPSSRLEVSIDGLTLSPDPEGEQGQVEQPEPEPAEPEPDTPGAAGGEDGETGKSAIEGKWGFPLLELYGMALKFFKDKDGKAFHPTYEEKLRLVALHKQVLLGPYNPDASPEVGFFDVLGNDRRKEWAALGNMEKEDAMVEFVKLLNKCCNLFSPYVTSHKIEREEQERKRQEEEERQRREEEEREQQRQEEERRRLEEEERLRREEEERRQAEEERLRIEQQKQQIMAALNAQTAVQFQQYAAQQYPNSTEQQLCLIRQLQEQHYQQYMQQLYQVQLAQQQAALQKQQQEADMIVQGTLESSNFNSGDHVPASAAGPLCAALPAGEETPTVNGGQSDSYSESMDREPEPEPAEEVSENGPLLADSPPVIAAPSMWTRPQIKDFKEKIRQDADSVITVGRGEVVTVRVPTHEEGSYLFWEFATDYYDVGFGVFFEWTDAASASVSVHVSESSDEDEDEEGEPPSEEEKAKKEAGKPQVDEIVPVYRRDCHEEVYAGSHQYPGRGVYLLKFDNSYSLWRSKSVYYRVYYTR
- the acbd3 gene encoding Golgi resident protein GCP60 isoform X2, with protein sequence MMATEVQSGDLDNAPSSRLEVSIDGLTLSPDPEGEQGQVEQPEPEPAEPEPDTPGAAGGEDGETGKSAIEGKWGFPLLELYGMALKFFKDKDGKAFHPTYEEKLRLVALHKQVLLGPYNPDASPEVGFFDVLGNDRRKEWAALGNMEKEDAMVEFVKLLNKCCNLFSPYVTSHKIEREEQERKRQEEEERQRREEEEREQQRQEEERRRLEEEERLRREEEERRQAEEERLRIEQQKQQIMAALNAQTAVQFQQYAAQQYPNSTEQQLCLIRQLQEQHYQQYMQQLYQVQLAQQQAALQKQQQEADMIVQGTLESSNFNSGDHVPASAAGPLCAALPAGEETPTVNGGQSDSYSESMDREPEPEPAEEVSENGPLLDSPPVIAAPSMWTRPQIKDFKEKIRQDADSVITVGRGEVVTVRVPTHEEGSYLFWEFATDYYDVGFGVFFEWTDAASASVSVHVSESSDEDEDEEGEPPSEEEKAKKEAGKPQVDEIVPVYRRDCHEEVYAGSHQYPGRGVYLLKFDNSYSLWRSKSVYYRVYYTR